Within the Danaus plexippus chromosome 25, MEX_DaPlex, whole genome shotgun sequence genome, the region CGGAAGAAAGTTCGCCCGGTCAGCTAATCGTCCCTAATTCTGAATCTGACGCAgacaaagtcgcgggcaaaaactaatGAACTATGTACTCGTGTTTGTTAACACATGATAACTAATAGTACTATACAAGCTCGATAATATCATCGATTTTGTTTGcacaatgtttaaaattttattacaagtaggggtatttcattttcaggtttaaatatttaaaccatGTTAGTGAGTCAGTCTGCtacttaaatagttttgtttctaaaaattCTTGAAAGAATGAAACCACTCATTGATAACATAAACAtgtatactatttatttagtttactggggttataattaataagctACCCACTTCTCCTAAGTAATCTCCGTATTCTATCTGAGTCGGGATGCCGTAGTCCAGGATGTACTTAAACGCCGTGTCTATCATGCCTCCGTCACAGCCAGCGTTATGATATCTGATAACACGATGTAGCAAGTTTTATAAGGGACGTTCTTATGGCAATATGATTaagtcttttaattttttatcttaaacagAGCTGCAAAAGTCTAAATAAACTATCAGGACACAGGAAGCTAATCATGTCAGCTGCCTATAATGTAAAGCTTTAATGCTCACCCCCACGCACAATCCACGATGGACTGCTCGCTCAGGTCCAGGTCTCGTCCCCCGTTCTTCCTGGCCAGCGCTCCCTCCACAGCAGCTGCAGTTGAGAACGTCCAGCAGGAGCCACAGCGACCCTGATCTGATAACACATTCGTTCAAGGTCTATCAATTCTGTTCAAattgttctttattttttaatttaagctcTTTCTcgcattataaataatgattgtaAAACGGCAGGCGTCCTcgcacagataaaatatacgCTTCCGTCtatgatttgaaaaataaagatgtttttttcaCTGCAGCAATCATAACTATGTTACACATTACTTGAAAAGTTTTGAgcagtattaatttttacttcacAGTAGAGAATTTTTTAGAACgacatgttttaattattttttttatgttaaaggcggcaaacgagcagacgacCTACTTGGTGGGCAGTAGCTACCATCGCCcttggacatccgcaacatctctgttgcaGATGCTTTGCcaactttgttttttaagGATAGGGAAGGGAATGTCAGGAAAAGGTGGAAATAGTTAAAGGGCCGTTAATTCCGTtatctcaaataataattgatgctcAATGTTAACAGCAGATagctaatatataaaaaaaatctcattaagaaaaaaattatataccagTTTAGAAATAAAAGGTCAACCTGAATTAACAAGCCATTTAGCTAAGCGAACCCTTGAGTAAACGCTAGGACTAGATCCGAAAAAACAAAGCACTTACTCTTGACTGCACTAATAGTCCCTTCAAGCCTCATATCATAATTCTCAGGAAGATCCAACACCATCTGTTCCACTTCCTCATCAGTGTGCGGAAAGGAGACGGTGCCTGTCCCTAATGAGGGTCTCGTGCCAGTTAGGAAGGATAGTTCTTCCTTAGTGCGATCAGAATATTTGTTGAGAGTCAACTTGAAGcctaagttttttttgttgtgaaGGAGGACGCGCCTGAAATATTACACGTAGAATCGTTCTGTAGCCATTAATGTCGCCGAGAACAAAAACGGAATTAAAAGGAACTATAAGAGTTATCAAGTATATAGTTAGCCTGGTGTTGAGACCTCCAGTACAAAACTACTGCTcatgtttctattaaaaaaaaagcaagaactatttaatagaaatgaatgtaatttaatatgacttaaatgtaaactatcatatattatacatttaacttACTGCCAATTCTGTTCTAATATTGATTTACGCAAACTATGCTCTTCAGCTTTGTAGTTTCTGTTGTGATGCTTTGTGTAACTGAAACCaatgtacaatttaaaaaatcgtaaagtaaaaaatataccacgataatatttagtatgtaTTAACCTGTGATAGAGCCTATCCACATCGGAAGGTATCATCGGATGAAGCACGCGCAGGTCTTTGTAAAAGTCAGTGGCGTCTTCACATTCAGTCACTGAAACAGAACTGGTCTCGTTTAATCTCGTCTcgttaattcttttataaaactaaaagctCCTTTATCAGGTTACATCTTTTGACATCTTCAACTACACACATTGGAGCcctcaatatattttagcaATGTTTTGTCTTCACCTAAGGCGACATTGAAGTCGTCCTTTGTCGGTTTTCTGTAATCGTAGAAGGTGGTAATTTTATGTCCCTCTAAAGCACCCGTCCATAGATTATGTTTGATTTCTTCAACTCTGAAAACATAAACATCTTCATAGTTTCATTGCGCcttgtgaatattattattgaagtgaTAGTCCTTAACACCCACAACTTCAATCCTGATCACTCGTTTTACAATTGACTTTATTTTTAGACTCTTTTGAATAGCGACATGTTATTagcgattatttttatttagtcagAATATATTCTGACGTAATCTtctttaagttaatataaaagaacgaGAGGTAACTTTGGACTAAGTCTAAAGACCGTGGTCCGTCACCATTGTCAAGTTGAGACTATAGATCGACGGGTACAGACGAGCTTTAACATATATGTTACCTTATCGGCACATGAAATCCATCTTGTTTATACACAAACAACACTTTTTCGACTTTCTGTTCGTTTAATTCCACTTCAATACTCTTCCACACCTGAACCGTTTTTCCATTATATGACGTTGTGTCTAGAAAATACAGTTcgttgttaattaaatatcgaaAAGCAAACAATTGATGTCGTTGGCTTCacgtttaatttgtattttatatatttttttcattttcctagatcatgttattaattattaaatgctCGGTTGACTAAACACTCTTAGTTTTTCTCTGTACGTGAGATTAAAGAAAACCTTTAACGTCCCCTTTAGGTCGCAAACAGACCTTTAACGCTTATATgcatgtttttaacattaacccgctaattttttataactataacatGTGTAATATTCTCATCTTAccgaaatatgtaaaattactaGGATCTATTAAAAAGTCCATAGACTCCCCGTCTGTTGGTTCTCTCACACACATGACGATCATCTCCTTGTCAATGAACACCGGAAATACCTGAATataagatgaaaaaaatataatttaacgagcaaatataaaagaaacagatttaaaatgtaatttaaacgagaaaatattttatagagccttatattgttacattattattgcattagaaactttaaatgtaatttagtaACAAAGGTTTCTTTGACTcccaatttttatatttttgtgtaaaactAGGAATCCGTTATTTCTAATCGAGATATTTCTTTTCTAAACTCATTTAGTTTTGAATGGTAATCTAATATAAGTTAGTATGTATAACCAGCCTACGAGCCACTATGAAAGTCTGCTCTCTCTACCCAGGCGGGGGTCTGGTTCCCAGGGTATATAcgtcgtatttatttttctcccTTACCTTATATTCTTCACCGTCGTCCTCCTCCTCCCCGATGACGTACCTCTTCACGGTGCCATCGTAAAAATCAATCCTCGACTTATTTTCTGCAGCACTATACCTGTTTAAAAATCATGCACATTATTCAACAGAGATTAATTGTAgctagtttattaaatatcatcgAATCTAAGTTTGTTGTTCCAGTACACACAGTAACTTACCAGATTTCAAACGGCTCCTGGAGTCCTACGCTCATGAAAGTTATTTCGCCTTTCAAATGATACTCCTTGGGCCACACGACTCCATCCTCGCCTTAAAATCAAATCGTATTGAATCAATTGcccattttataaacatgtattagaatacaaaaaatattatttgtaatgagatctaagactttcgcgagttttattcatttaaatgaaactaatatattctgattactacgcgtgctttattttttgttaaaactacatactcccgacgtttcggttacttttcagcaagcgtgatcacggttgctgaaaaatattagtttcatttaaatattatttgtatttatgaaatattgttctaatatttattgttctaaaaatatatgattcaaGCGTCgtgaacaaatattaaatgaaaaaaatttgtcatgttgtatgtaaaattttcagaCATAATATTTGCCGACGACtgagtaaaaaaatctttaaaaatatagttatgagTCTCTGAGAGAGCAACTTTATTGAAAACTAAACAATACTCTAAACCTAACAAAGCGTTTCAATGTTCTTCcagaagattaaaattttcttttctaaatATCTTcgaacataatatattaaaaaacataaacactGATAACTAACTTCCTTAACTTTTATgacttttaatattcatatttttaactgttaattaaaatgtgcCGGCGATGTTTAAcagaacattatttaaatgtaaaagaagCAATTACGTACCCAGGACAGCAGCACAGCCTGTATGAATGAAAAGAAacgctaaaataaaatatattgaaaacattcTGGATCGAGGAGAATAAACGACGTGACACGGGATCATTAGCAATGGTGTATTTATAGGAAACATAATCTAATGAtaacacatttaataaattggaCTGCTGATTAAATTAGAACcgaacaaaaacattataattatgttatatttcatctaagttaatttatatatttttttatcaaacacacattatatatttttatccgcGACTCCACTTGTGTCATAGATTATGTTTTTCCTCTCTACTTCTGTAAACTACTGGACAAAgaacttattataaaagcaGATGTCTTATCGatcaatgtacatatatgtatacataaacacatataagtatttaaagcACCCATAACGTGTTTGTGGATCCTGGAGCTGGTCATCTTCTATGTCATTAAATCCCTATTGTACCAATCGGTCATAGTCATTGAGCCTGCATGTACTTATTCAGATGCTGGCGCCGCTTCAAGAGTCTCAAAATTCGACCACTCGGTGAATTAACTTCATCCGTCTCGTTGAAGGTACGATTAAATCGATACtagacatttataaatatctccTCGACCCATAAGATTTATAGCAAAATTAAgatcattttattacaaaaatatattggataTGAGATTGATTGCGAAAAATGAGTGTTACATTTTTAAGGTCGTAGCGTGCGTTTTTCAGCAGAgacaatacttttttattaacttcgtTGGGGGAGAGTTAGTATCAGCTTAAGTTTGAAAGGCGGCAAACGAGTAGACATCCTAGCTGATGGAAAGTAGCCACCGTCGCTcgtggacatctgcaacataaagGATGTTGCAGATGCGTTGCCGACCTCGGTTGTAGAACAGGAAGAGGAAAAAGTAAGAAAAGGTAAAAGCaagaaagggtgggaaaagggaaagggcaaccggctctctcactcatcggacaaGCCAGCCCATACTCGAGTtgtagttacttgaccacagctaggctctaccacctccaCCATTTTGAGCTTTATCTGGTAAACTAGTAACTACAGAAAAAACATACTTCATCATTTGTAGTCAATTATATTGCGACAACTCCATACCTTTTATacgtttattatttgctttataACATAACTTTTCGTTAATTTTACGATAATATGGCttcatatctttttataaaaaaaattgttaatggacGTCCCACCAAAAACGTAGAGATAAAAAAACAGCCAAGTTCAACACGCAAATTGTGCTTGTTTGCTTTATTGCATGACTATAACAATTCTTATATTCAACTATGTGAGAATTTAATGTTGGTTAGATTTGAATTGGCCAGTTTTCATTGCATCAGTCATTTCAACATTATAATtctgatatgaattataaagcTGCTGTTTGTAAACATGTACTTTTATGCTTTTTaggttattaatatacaattttgttttttttttttgttatttatttttatgtgaactTTAAAGAGAACATCGATTGTCCTCTTaacttaacaatattaaaaaattagtatttttcaaAACAGATACAAAATGCGGAgtacatttacaatttattttcacatgaattatatttgtttgaaaacaaAGTGAACTGAGCAAAAGAtgtaacatgtttttattattagtaatagtTGGTGGTATCTTAACCGGCGTTCCCTCCACGGGGTCTGGGAGGGGGCCTGGTAAGTTTCTTAGGGGGTGGACGGGTCACATAATACTTCTGTTGTTTGGGGTCCAAGGAGCCGCAGTGGTCGTTGTCGAGGACGTCGCACTTCAAGCTGATCACCTCCACGAACTCGTCTGCGACAGTCGTCGTTCGAGGAGGAACGTAACGTCGCTGAGTCACCACGCACACCACCGCCAGCAGGAACAATGACACCTTTATATAGATCCTGAAATTATTgattcaataagcaaataaattcttaacaaAGACTCTTTAGAATTCTC harbors:
- the LOC116775171 gene encoding cathepsin L-like proteinase, with translation MIPCHVVYSPRSRMFSIYFILAFLFIHTGCAAVLGEDGVVWPKEYHLKGEITFMSVGLQEPFEIWYSAAENKSRIDFYDGTVKRYVIGEEEDDGEEYKVFPVFIDKEMIVMCVREPTDGESMDFLIDPSNFTYFDTTSYNGKTVQVWKSIEVELNEQKVEKVLFVYKQDGFHVPIRVEEIKHNLWTGALEGHKITTFYDYRKPTKDDFNVALVTECEDATDFYKDLRVLHPMIPSDVDRLYHSYTKHHNRNYKAEEHSLRKSILEQNWQRVLLHNKKNLGFKLTLNKYSDRTKEELSFLTGTRPSLGTGTVSFPHTDEEVEQMVLDLPENYDMRLEGTISAVKNQGRCGSCWTFSTAAAVEGALARKNGGRDLDLSEQSIVDCAWGYHNAGCDGGMIDTAFKYILDYGIPTQIEYGDYLGEDGYCHIENVTDVYNIIGFVQVPSKSVNAMKVALYKYGPVSVAINANKLLVAYESGIFFDPECNEDHINHAVTVVGYGVRDGATYWIVKNSWGEDWGQDGYLLISATDNNCHILEYAYYPLV